The window TCTGATCCTTTTAACTACCTTTAAAAGGCATGCAAACTACTTAAGTTTTAGATGTTTCGTCCTTTAGTACTTGGATATGATGCAAGCTTGGATGTGTTGAGTTTGAGTGATGTATCTTGTAGCTTCTGATCTATTTATCAACTGGCAGAAGTGCCTCTTCTATTCTGTTCCATTTGGTGCATTGGAGACCTACATGAGGGACTCCCGCAGATATTGAATTAAAGCATAGTTTTAATTGTCCTTTTTTCTCCCAATTTTCATGCTGTTTTTATGGGACATTGATTTGGGCTTCTGTGGTTTTAAAGTTCCTCATATTAAATTTCCATATTACttctcaaaaatataattaatagagaTGTATTAGATGATTCATGATTGCAGGTTTTGAACCCGACAAATCCAGTCATATTTATTGATACATGTCAATAAGCATACAATAATTTATACTCTTGTTAACATTTCcttttatgaattatttgttatttggcTTGATTTCTTACATATCTTTAAGTACAACTCATATGTTTTACTTGCTTTTGAGGAGATAGATCAAAAGACTCTGAATAATCCTATTGAAGCTTTATgtatttcattttgaattttgtttcatGGTGCAAGCCCTTTATGTATTTGTTCCTTATCGTGCCCTTTGGTCTAGGGAAGAGACAAGGACTGCATAATGGTGTCAGTTGTTAGGTCAAGTGAAAATCTAAGCCATACTAGTGACTTTAGAGAACTTAAGTCATTTTGGGAGGAAGCTCTGTCATTACTAGATTTCATGTAGGCCAGTATTTTGATTTGCTTTTGcttgataataaaaatgagttcaaaatgatagtttgattttgaacAATTCTCACTTATAGCTGCTTTTTGTATTGAATTCAGACGTGTTGCCAATTATGGTGTAGTTTTTgcttgcttattttttaacttttaatatacTTCTAATTTGTTAAAGTTCAACATGTGTTTTTAGGCCAACTCCTCATTCACAGGCTATAATGGCAGTGAGTAATACATTTGACCTACCCTGGACTGGCTTTGGGTGATAGCTCCTGCAACTTATGAAATTCCCATTACAATTACTATATTTCCCATGGCTTCTTACAAAATTTGTCTTTGATATTGCATATAGAGGTTTAGATCAATAGGTTTTGTAGAGCATACTAATTCTAAAAGCAGGATCACACAAGGGGATTAGGGTAAATACTAATAGTGTGTATTGGAGAGAACAACTATGAAGCATAAtgctttctttggttggttAATTACCTGTATATTGTAAAGCATAGTCGATGCCAATTTTGGTTATATTAGTAGCTCATACTTTGGATGTTTTTTGAgtatgtaaaaagaatattagtgcAATCCATAGTCTAAGGTAAAATTGTGAAGCCTGACTTggatgtgtataatatttttttctgtattctgttttgtgcaattttttttttttaaattttttggaacACCATTTCCGGCGAGTAAACTTCgccataaatatttttttcgtcACAAAAATCAATTTGCGATTTGTGATGATATGaagtcgccgcaaatagtcTTTTACAGCTACACTTACCTACTGGAAATACTTAATACCGACGATAATTTAAATCGCTGGGAAAAATAATGGGTTATTTGCGGTGGTCAATATTGCCAGAAATAACTTTTCTCAgcatttttaaaagtaaacgaAAAGGTCATTTCCGTTGATTTTTTGGATATTTGCGATAGAAAAAAAATGGCCAAAAATAGTacttttttgtgatgatttttgcCTATCgttgaaattgataaaaaaaaactttaattttgtCGAAGatgcaataaattaaaaatcaccGAAAAGCTCAAATGCAGCGATTAATATGGGTATTtacgacgattttgagcgctgaaaaagacctaatttcttgtagtgtgcaAGCATtaacaaacatatatagatgatagaaACTTAGTTAGTACATATGATCAAAGTGATCTAATGACCATCTactcattatttattaatatatattatatggagaTCATGGTCATGCCTAGTGATCATATGATAATGATCTctctgatcatatatatataaatatatatatatatatatatattacttcttATCAGATCGCTTTTCGAGGTGACCATTCAGAACTTTGAGGGTATTTTCCATGTCTTTCAACTTTGCCTCTATTTGGGCGGCTAGTGAGTTGATAATATCGATCAattcttccatcaaatttttaaGCTTTTTCACAGCTTGATTAACTCCCGTAGTGCCTTCATTGGAACTATGGGGGACCTTAATATGTTCGCCAAGCCTGGAAATACAAAGATTAAACACTGTATCGTATTGTAGATAAGATTGACATACCAATCGAGTTCACAAAACTCGAATAATCTAAGGACCATGAAGAAGGAATGCAAACCCTGCTGCTGCTACAAAAAGGCTACTCTGTCAGCACTACAACAGAGGAACATGCAGCCACCACACTACAAAGGCAGAACCAGCAGCCACCATGATAAAGTATAAGGAACCTGCAGCATACCTTTAGGATGATGCTGTTGCTGCTCTACCATTTATGTACATTTTGCAGAATTGTTTGTATACTAGGAATAGAAACTTAACTgtcttcttttcctctttccttTATCTTTGTACCCATAtgttttgtataatatataaagggATAGTGTGTAATGCAGAAGATAATTCAATGAAAAGtgtcaaatattttttggcCACAATTGCTCTCTCGAtttcctttctcattttttcttctctcaaggTGCAattctaacatggtatcagagcaggtcTAACCTCCGTCTTTCATTCCTATCATCAAACATCATCTTATTTGTAGCTTATTGCTCCCATGGCTGAGGCCAAAACACAACACAAACCTTCCCCATCTGTGGACCCCAACAGCCCTTTCTATTGGCACCACAGTGATAATGCCAACACTGTGGTGGTCACACCTCACCCCACAGGGCCTAACTACCTCTCTTAGAATCGCTCATTCACCTTAGCCATTTCCATCAAAAATAAACTTGGTTTCCTGGATGGAAGCATTGAAACTCCTGCACTCACCAGCACCCTTTATGTGCCTTGGCTCCACCGTAACAACTTGATCCTATCTTGGATTCTCAactcaatttcaaaagaaattgaatCTAATGTTCTATATGTGAGCTCAGCCAAAGAAGTTTGCGATAAGCTTAAAGCTATAGGTTTGCACAACCTAACAATGTGCGCATCTATCAACTACAACAGCAACTAGGGTCCATCACTCAAGGGCCACAATCTGTGAGTGACTACTTTACCCAACTTAATGCAGTGTGGGAAGAACTGCACAACTATAGGCCACTACCCCATTGTTCATGTGGCCAGTGCTCTTGTAAAGCCTTAGAATCCACAGGAGAAGTCCAACAAACAGAttcaattttcaagtttttaatggGCTTGAATGATACCTATGATGCCATTAGAGATCAGATTATTCTTACGAGTCCCATACCCTCATTAGATAGAGTCTTCTCTCTAGTGTTGCAGGAAGAAAGACAAAGGGAGGTTAGATCccttgtgatgcccccaaatgaATCATCAGTGCTGGCTGCTTACCATGGTCAAGCCAAGAAGAAGGACAAGACAGACATTATTTGTTACCACTGTAGCATGATAGGCCATACAAGAGAGAAATGCTATTGACTAGTTGGATTCCCACCTAACTTCAAATTCACCAAGTCCAAACCTGGGTACTCAACTAATGGACCAAACACTCACTCAGCAAACCAGGCTGATGCTCAAAACCAAGAAAACAACAACTCGAGTGCCCCAGAACTTCCCTTGACTGAGGCACAGATTCAGCAGATAGCAGCTCTTCTCAATGCTCAAACTTCTCAGCTCAACCCAAAGGAGAGGAACATGCCAACCAACCATTCTAGCACTGACCTCCAAACAACCACAGATGCCAAGTCTCCTAGCCATCATTCCTCCAACATGGCAGGTATAACCCCTCACATAGAAATTGTCTCACAAGCATGTCATTTTCCtacaagaaaaaatcaaaaatcaaactcACAATGGATCCTCGACACTGGAGCcacaaaccacatggtctactCCATTTCACTACTCACCACCATCACTTGTAAGAAACACACTCAAGTGCaccttccaaacaaaacatatgcTGAGGTGACACATATGGTCACTGTTAAAATTTCAGATAAACTCACCCTCACAAATGTCTTATGTGTGCCTAGTTTTGCCTTCAGTCTTATATCTGCCAGCAAGCTCACCCAAGATTCTTCTCTTTGcatcatttttcttgaaaaattttgCTTCATACAGGACCTATCTTCATGGATGACGATTGGTCTTGCTGAAGTTTCCAATGGCCTCTATTTTCTCAGACCTCAACCCCGTTCCTGTCATGCTGTTCAAGGCCTTCCATCAGACACATAAACTTCTAGTCAGCACACCAATAATGAAGACTCAAGCTCTAGTCAACCACAAAACTTTGATCTATGGCATTTTAGACTAGGTCATGTATCCCATGAAAAGATGAATGTTATTCAATCTCATGTTCCTAATGTAAAATGTAATAGTGATATACAATGCACAATCATTTGGCTAAACAAAAGAGGAAACCTTTCCATTTGAGCTCCATTTCCACATCTACTACTTTTGAACTAATTCACTATGACATTTGGGGGCATACTCCCATCCTTCCATTCAAGGCCATCAATACTTTCTAACCATTGTGGATGACAAAACTTGAGTCACTTGGGTCTACCTAATGaagttcaaatttgaaacaagaAATATCCTACAGAATTTCATTCACatgattaaaaatgaattgGATGCCAAAATTAAGCAAGAGAGGTCTGACAATGGTCTAGAATTTCAAATGACAGACTTCTATAATTCACAAGGCATGTTACACCAAAGAACTTGCATCTacacccctcaacaaaatggggtgGTGGAGAGGAAGCATCAACATCTTCTCTCCATTGCCAAAGTCCTTCTTTTTCAAGCTTCCCTTCCACTCAAATTTTGGGGAGATGCTATGTTGACTGTAGCACACATCATCAATAGAATTCCTACACCTGTCCTCAACAATAAGTCCCCTTATGAAACCCTCTTCTCATCTATTCCCTCATATTCTCACTTAAAGATCTTTGGATGTCTATGCTTTGCATCCATTGTCAATAGAAGTAAGATGGATCCTCGAGCaagaaaatgaattttcatAGGTTACCCACCTGGAATCAAAGGATACAAAGTTTATGATCTTGAAGATCACTCTTGTTTTGTCTCTAGggatgtaattttttatgagtcattttttccttttcaacaccaaacttttgaTACCACCCCACCAACTCAAAACCTAGTCCTTCCAATACCTATACAAGAATCCATCTCCTCTCCCTTCACATCCCAACATTTCACTCCCTCAACCCCTACTGAAGACAACACCACTGAGTTTACCTCACAAAATGATGAACACAACCTGCCTCCACCCTCCTCACCTTACACACAATCACCTGCCTCTCCACAAATCAACACAACACCTATCACCCTCAGGAGGTCTGATAGAACTCGACACCCACCTGCTTGTCTCCATGATTATCACTGCCAGACAGCTCATGCGAACTCATCTTCACATTCACTTCATATCCCAACTGCTCATCCTCTCCATCACTACCTTTCCTACAAAAATCTTTCTCCTCATCACCAATCCtttgctctctcactctcactcctTCAAGAACGTCAAACCTACCAAGAAGCTGCTAAGTCTAAGTATTGGCAAGATGCCATGAATGCTGAACTCAAAGCCTTAGAGGAGAATGACACTTGGATAATCATTGTGTTGCCTGAAGGGAAAAAGGGCAGTGGGATGCAAATATGTCTATAAGGTTAAACTCAAGTCTGATGGTACAGTAGAGAGGCCTAAGGCTAGATTAGTAGCAAAAGCCTGCACTCAAAGGGAAGGATTCGACTACCAAGAAACTTTCAGTCCAGTTGCCAAACTCACAACTGTAAGTGTGTTTCTTGCCTTAGCTGCTACTCTCAATTGGCACCTTTATCAATTAGATGTGCACAATGCCTTCCTTCATGGCAAGTAGGATGAggaaatatatatggaattgcCTCCTGGTTACCACAGTAAGGGGGAGTCCACCACCAAGGGAAAGCTGGTTTGCAAACTCCACAAATCACTTTATGGACTCAAGCAAGCTTCTAGGCAATGGCACTCCAGATTTTCTGAAGCTCTTTCCATTGGGTTCCAACCCTCAAAATCAGATTACTCTCTCTTCACTAGAAACAATGAGGATGGTTTCATAGCCTTGcttgtctatgttgatgacatagtcATAGGCAACTCCAACATCAAAGAAATTGATAAAGTAAAGGCCCACCTTCACTCTCAATTCAGAATTAAAGACCTTGGCATCCTCAAATTTTTCTTCGGATTAGAAATTGCAAGGTCAGCTACTGGGATCCATTTGTGCGAAAGAAAATACTACCTAGAGATCTTAGAGGATGCAAGGCTCCTTGGGTGCAAACCAGCAAGCACACCCATTGAAACAAATCACAAACTCTCACACTCAGCTACAGACTCATTGAATGATCCCTCAAGCTACAGAAGACTTGTGGGAAGACTAATGTACCTCACCATAACCAGACCTGACATCACTTATGTAGTAGGCATACTCAATCAATTTATGGACAGACCAAGTGAGGTGCACATGCAAGCTACCCATCGAATTTTGAGATATGTGAAAGGCTCAATAGGGCAAGGTATACTCTTCTCCTCTCAATGTGATCTACAACTAAAGGCTTTCAGTGACTCAAATTGGGCAGCCTACCTAGAAACAAGGAGATCCATAACAGGTTTCTGTGTCTTCATTGGTAATTCCTTGGTTAgctggaaatcaaagaaacaagaaacaatCTCATGCTCTTCTGCAGAAGCAGAATATCGAGCACTAGCTCACACAAGCTGTGAGCTAGTATGGTTAATTTCCTTATTAAAAGTTTTTAACATTATGCATACCAAGCCTGCCACCCTATACTGTGATGACCAATCAGCTTTGCACATAACCAAGAACCCAGTTTTCCATGAAATGACCAAACACATTCAGTTAGATTGCCATTTTGTTAGAAAAAAAGTGTTGGCTAAGGTTATCACTCCTTTACATGTTGCTTCAAGGTTTCAACTTGCAGACATTTTCACTAAGGCACTAAGCACTGCAAATTTCCAGTTTCTGTTGTCCAAGATTGGCATTTTAAATATCTatgcccatcttgagggggagtcaCAAAACTCGAATAATCTAAGGACCATGAAGAAGTAATGCAACCCTGCTGCTGCTACAAAAAGGCTACTCTGTCAGCACTGCAACAAAGGAACATGCAACCACCACACTGCAAAGGCAGAACCAGTAGCCACCATGATAAAGTATAAGGAACCTGCAGCATACCTTTAggatgctgctgctgctgctctaCCATTTAGGTACATTTTGCAGAATTGTTTGTATACTAGGAATAGAAACTTAGCTGTCTTCTTTTCAACTTACCTTTATCTTTGTACCCATATGTTTTGTGTAATATATAAAGGGACAGTGTGTAATGCAGAAGATAATTCAACGAAAAGtgtcaaatattttttggtcTCAGTTGCTCtctctatttcatttttcattttttcttctctcaaggTGCAATTCTAACACGAGTTGATTTTGTACAGGTTAGCCCTATCGCCCCTAAAAATTGGTCAAAGTGCTTAAAGCTAGTGATCATAACCAGACCGCATAGGTTAATTCCGACAAATTACCACGACCaaaaatattgaactttctACCCAATTGTATAGATCGACCCGCTGAGAATGTCTATAAAAAGAGATTCACGTTGTTTTGAAACTACTAACAAATACATCGATATTAAAGAACGAACAGGTTATACACAAATTCTcccccttatttatttatttatttattatcacaACTTTTAATTTCCCATGCACCCAAGTCGCACGTACACATGTAGCACTTTAGCCTCAAACAATTTACTTAGGATTGTACGTAAAATGACATACAGTGCAACGCATgcaatatttataacttatagaTATCATAAAcaattgtgaaaatatgatACCTTTTTCATAATGTGCATATAATGGATATTGCTTGTTTTGTTATTTAGATACGTTATTAATTTGACTATCTTGATTATCAAATATCAATAATGTTCAGATTATATTttcgttgttgttgtttttctttaataattcaatcgcatgcttattttcaattgtatttaattttatgagaaagaatgaaaaacaattgaaaaaatgaaaaatgcccAAAAAGTTTTGTTGTACATGGATGAGATCGATATTTTAATTTAGTGTGATTAATTGTAATATACTTATTGTACGCAATATATAACATCATAtccatatacatacatacatacatacatacatacatacatacatacatgcatgcatacatgcatacatacatacatacatacatacatacatacatacatacatacatacatgcatatatgcatacatacatacctagatacatacatacatataatatatatatatatatatatatatatatatatgagagaaaaGACAGATCATGGCATGCCACATGACAATAATTAGCTACTTGTTAGAAAactaaaaacactaaaaaatatcaaaaatattttaaaacttaaaacatgttagaaataaaaaaattcaaaaatatatattatagatactaaaaaaattaaaatatagaaaagttgagaaagaggaggatgaTTAGGGAAGTAGATCAAGAAGGAAACCCAAGAGATAGATAGAGGGAATCGgtgagaaaaaaatgataaattacttgactaagagcattaatattggactcatcaaatgagtgtcatcttcaaaatttgatgaatttgtatttaaaatcactatattGGATTTAGCATACattaaaatcttcaactttgaGTTACAATACATTTAAGTTCATCTCCAAATTTGAAGTCTAATTGTTCACActttataatcattattttatttacttatattaTCGTTttccaattttgagccacaatatatttaagttggaaaataataatctaagtatcaaattaaattattaattaacatatagttagtgtaattataaaatatgaaaaaaaaattgaaaatattattattttaactaatccaatgtggggttatagctagagaggttttggatttataacaaacatgtattttttgtaacaccccgtattttagtgtatttttaatgaatgaatttattttattgatgcaaaaatttatcctcttgcttcataattattaaattttagttgggttatttttatgatttttagtttacgaaaattattttcgttgagcgctttcttaaattaattattgttgtgtgtttaaatttcttctcaaattaaattaaattattatcgggtttaattatttattttaattataatcattgtgtttgaaatattttatttcactagctattttaaaatcgtttccgttggatcatttttgtaacccaagatgtgaggattggacctcatttctttccctaaatttttcctttttcttttctcctttttctttttctttcttctttcttttcttttctttttcttcttctttctcctccCCTTCCCGCACGCGACGTCTCTCTCCCTGTGCGTTTCGTccctccacccagcccgccgccgtgcgccgccgtgCCCGACACTGCCTAGCCCACCGCCTCCCCCACCGGTTGGCGACACCACCCCACAAATCTCAGCCTCTAACTCGCCACCAATAGCCTCCATGCACGGCTTGAAGCATCGGCGTTCATTTCGCTCGTGCGCTGCTGTCgcaccaccaccagccaccatctcttcaccacttcatccccgaccccTTATCAACctaatggacccaaccccagctccgatccgccaccggtgaagctccaccatccacttttcctttttgggtatttttggccttaaaccaccatttgcgtcaccacccacggccaaccaccaccaccaccagcttcactgacctccctaggccctactctATCAAATTTGGGTATTCGTTTGTCaccgttgaaaagttggtatttgtgacccacggccatagtgtattttacactgttgcgttgctcagacgtcacctCTTGcaacttcgtgatccttcagaaattgctatattgcactgtaagtatttctccaaagaactttcataatttaaatgtatttttgcactaactcatttcactgtatttggttgaacatgtcggactgagtccgaggagtttgggggtcggatggatttgtgattggagttgtttga is drawn from Juglans regia cultivar Chandler chromosome 5, Walnut 2.0, whole genome shotgun sequence and contains these coding sequences:
- the LOC108999369 gene encoding uncharacterized mitochondrial protein AtMg00810-like; this translates as MELPPGYHSKGESTTKGKLVCKLHKSLYGLKQASRQWHSRFSEALSIGFQPSKSDYSLFTRNNEDGFIALLVYVDDIVIGNSNIKEIDKVKAHLHSQFRIKDLGILKFFFGLEIARSATGIHLCERKYYLEILEDARLLGCKPASTPIETNHKLSHSATDSLNDPSSYRRLVGRLMYLTITRPDITYVVGILNQFMDRPSEVHMQATHRILRYVKGSIGQGILFSSQCDLQLKAFSDSNWAAYLETRRSITGFCVFIGNSLVSWKSKKQETISCSSAEAEYRALAHTSFGVYFWLSLVLSGFKRGWRMLYDRKMLRPRRQADVPEDELFRGDGNYAMARALNRMTEFLQQNFRPSQGDSSRGVQVGCPYERFLTYRTPAFTGEEDPMRARR